A section of the Deinococcus hopiensis KR-140 genome encodes:
- a CDS encoding heme-degrading domain-containing protein, producing the protein MTSPSPSLSSSLATQEQHLVFDRFDADTAWQIGTRLVELARTKDKPVVIDIRLFSHPLFYAALPNSTPDHAEWIRRKRNTVARFHTSSYGVGVGLRRRGTTLEQEFGLSKKDYIENGGSFPIRLRDSGVIGSITVSGLPEEEDHLMVVQVLCETLGMDLAALTRGFGAQEE; encoded by the coding sequence GTGACCTCTCCCTCTCCGTCATTGTCAAGTAGCCTCGCAACGCAGGAACAGCACCTCGTCTTCGACCGCTTCGACGCCGATACCGCCTGGCAGATTGGCACCCGTCTGGTGGAACTGGCACGAACGAAAGACAAGCCAGTTGTGATTGACATCCGCCTGTTCTCGCACCCCCTGTTCTACGCGGCTTTACCCAACTCAACGCCCGACCACGCCGAGTGGATTCGTCGCAAACGCAACACGGTGGCGCGCTTCCACACCAGTTCGTATGGCGTAGGCGTAGGTCTGCGGCGGCGTGGCACCACGCTAGAACAGGAGTTCGGCTTGTCCAAGAAGGACTACATTGAAAATGGCGGTTCTTTTCCCATCCGGTTACGGGACTCTGGCGTCATCGGCAGTATTACGGTTTCGGGGTTGCCTGAGGAAGAAGACCACTTGATGGTGGTGCAAGTCCTGTGTGAGACACTGGGAATGGATCTCGCGGCACTCACACGGGGATTTGGTGCTCAGGAAGAGTAA
- a CDS encoding peroxiredoxin — protein sequence MRRPSMAPNATPALQTGEPAPDFTALDENGRPVTLSSYRGRWVVLFFFPRASTSHCQMQARRFQALYPEFHLAHAAIAGVSVDPRHSQERFRSACQLSFPLVADADQAVSSAYGVLGEPMPEEDLPVTRRETFLISPEGHIAYRWEGVVPNVHADEVLDQLREMQGMPLLPRQRHREKERQPSSCLRNGCGFTAWCVERSKRKRAYR from the coding sequence ATGAGGAGGCCCAGCATGGCCCCCAACGCAACTCCAGCGCTCCAGACAGGTGAACCTGCACCAGACTTCACAGCTCTTGACGAAAACGGCCGCCCAGTGACCCTGTCAAGTTACCGGGGACGCTGGGTGGTTCTCTTCTTCTTTCCCCGTGCGTCGACCAGTCACTGTCAAATGCAGGCCAGGCGTTTTCAGGCTTTGTACCCGGAGTTTCACCTGGCTCACGCTGCGATTGCTGGCGTCAGCGTCGATCCACGCCACAGTCAGGAGCGTTTTCGGAGCGCCTGTCAACTCAGCTTTCCTCTCGTTGCTGACGCGGACCAGGCGGTGAGCAGCGCCTATGGCGTTCTCGGCGAACCCATGCCCGAAGAAGACCTTCCCGTGACGCGCAGAGAGACGTTCCTCATTTCGCCGGAAGGCCATATCGCGTACCGCTGGGAAGGAGTAGTCCCGAACGTCCATGCCGACGAGGTGCTGGACCAACTCCGGGAAATGCAGGGGATGCCTCTTCTCCCCCGGCAAAGGCACAGGGAGAAGGAACGGCAGCCCTCGTCTTGCCTGAGGAACGGATGTGGTTTTACAGCCTGGTGCGTGGAGCGGTCCAAGAGGAAAAGAGCCTACCGGTGA
- a CDS encoding S8 family peptidase, giving the protein MPTPAKQTMWGVVSLPGGETGSAQALPSGQTSLQRTVGRQIWMERYGQAAPTADGGGFLIKFRPGSLAAQAAELRVGSLTLQRQDQGTFFGYHLYRAVRGSLQGQATPAVQSVLTALGARTDVVSVIPNTTLRAFATPNDRLHALQWDQSMMNMERAWDVTTGQDVTVAVVDTGVVQHPDLVGKLLPGYDFISDAANGGDGDGRDANANDEGGDSGYHGSHVAGIIAATANNAEGITGASWGAKIVPVRVLGVSGGGNLTDILEGVWWAAGGEVEGVPTNAHPAPVINLSLGGDKPCDDLSQQVFSELAQAGVTVVAAAGNSDEDAGGAWPANCNHVITVGAVGPDGKRAPYSNYGARVDVMAPGGNTKLKIRVGGKDYPGGVYSTVKDEDGNYVYAPYNGTSMAAPQVAGLAALLLSAQPGITPAQVLARLRGTAQGLSAADCGVQNGCGAGVVDAAAALGTAQPGPQPTPAPQPLPQPPAAPLKTLVFALHLREGNENDVDEDLSLYEEIGGDTLRSVYKFDSSLTPGLYEAVAWQDLDGDLEIDDSEPVGAYRDLVDLRGHDRGNVNINLQPFAATAAGGQNALRENLRKVLQTKASQAQDERRLRPEGKRAFYKGGQPLR; this is encoded by the coding sequence GTGCCCACCCCCGCCAAACAGACCATGTGGGGCGTCGTAAGCCTCCCCGGTGGGGAAACCGGCTCGGCCCAGGCTCTCCCCTCAGGCCAGACCTCCCTTCAGCGCACCGTGGGGCGTCAGATCTGGATGGAGCGCTACGGGCAGGCCGCCCCCACAGCAGACGGGGGCGGGTTTCTCATCAAGTTCAGGCCGGGCTCGCTCGCCGCCCAGGCCGCAGAGTTGCGCGTGGGCTCCCTCACCTTGCAGCGTCAGGACCAAGGAACGTTTTTCGGCTACCACCTCTACCGCGCCGTTCGTGGTTCGCTTCAGGGCCAGGCCACGCCCGCCGTCCAAAGCGTTCTCACCGCCCTGGGGGCCCGCACCGACGTGGTGAGCGTCATTCCCAACACCACCCTGCGGGCCTTCGCCACCCCCAATGACCGCCTGCATGCGCTGCAGTGGGACCAGTCGATGATGAACATGGAGCGGGCCTGGGACGTGACCACCGGGCAGGACGTGACGGTGGCGGTGGTGGACACGGGCGTGGTGCAGCACCCGGACCTGGTGGGCAAATTGCTGCCAGGCTACGACTTCATCTCCGACGCCGCCAACGGGGGCGACGGTGACGGGCGCGACGCCAACGCCAACGATGAGGGCGGCGACTCGGGCTACCACGGCTCGCACGTGGCGGGCATCATCGCGGCCACCGCCAACAACGCGGAAGGCATCACGGGCGCGAGCTGGGGCGCGAAGATCGTGCCGGTACGCGTGCTCGGCGTCTCGGGAGGCGGGAACCTGACCGACATTCTGGAGGGTGTGTGGTGGGCGGCGGGCGGAGAGGTGGAGGGCGTCCCCACCAACGCCCATCCCGCCCCGGTGATCAACCTCAGCCTGGGCGGGGACAAGCCCTGCGACGATCTCTCGCAGCAGGTGTTCAGCGAGCTTGCGCAGGCGGGCGTGACGGTGGTAGCTGCGGCGGGCAACTCGGACGAGGACGCAGGCGGCGCCTGGCCTGCCAACTGCAACCATGTGATTACCGTGGGCGCAGTTGGGCCCGACGGCAAACGCGCGCCGTACTCGAACTATGGTGCGCGGGTCGACGTGATGGCTCCGGGCGGCAACACGAAGCTCAAGATCAGGGTGGGCGGAAAGGACTACCCTGGGGGCGTCTATTCCACGGTTAAGGATGAGGACGGGAACTACGTCTATGCGCCCTACAACGGCACGAGCATGGCGGCTCCGCAGGTGGCTGGCCTGGCGGCGCTGCTGTTAAGCGCGCAGCCGGGCATCACGCCTGCGCAGGTGCTCGCCCGCCTGCGGGGAACGGCACAAGGGCTGAGTGCCGCAGACTGCGGTGTGCAAAACGGCTGCGGTGCCGGAGTGGTGGACGCGGCGGCGGCCCTGGGCACGGCCCAGCCTGGTCCCCAGCCTACCCCTGCGCCGCAACCCCTTCCCCAGCCGCCCGCCGCACCGCTGAAAACGCTCGTGTTCGCCCTCCACCTGCGGGAAGGCAACGAAAACGATGTGGACGAGGACCTCAGCCTGTACGAGGAAATCGGTGGCGACACGCTGCGGAGCGTCTACAAGTTCGACAGCAGCCTCACGCCGGGTCTGTATGAGGCGGTGGCGTGGCAGGACCTCGACGGCGATCTGGAAATCGACGACAGCGAGCCGGTGGGGGCCTACCGGGACCTGGTTGACCTGCGGGGGCACGACCGGGGAAACGTGAACATTAACCTTCAGCCGTTCGCGGCCACGGCGGCCGGTGGGCAAAACGCACTGCGTGAGAACCTGAGGAAGGTTCTCCAGACCAAGGCCAGCCAAGCGCAGGACGAGCGGAGGCTCCGGCCGGAGGGGAAACGCGCCTTCTACAAGGGCGGTCAACCCCTCCGGTGA